Proteins found in one Candidatus Neomarinimicrobiota bacterium genomic segment:
- a CDS encoding RidA family protein — MSGIKRVFSGAPWEKSVGYCRAVRFGDQVSVSGTAPVARDGSVHAPGDAYEQAKRCFEIIEQSLKEVDASLDGIIRTRMYVTDITLWKKFGRAHREFFGEHPPATTMVEVQSLIDSEMLIEVEAEAIIRSE, encoded by the coding sequence ATATCAGGAATCAAGAGAGTATTCTCCGGTGCACCTTGGGAGAAATCGGTGGGCTATTGCAGAGCAGTGCGATTCGGAGATCAAGTGTCCGTGTCAGGTACAGCCCCCGTCGCCCGTGACGGTTCAGTCCACGCTCCCGGGGATGCTTATGAGCAGGCGAAACGGTGTTTCGAGATCATCGAGCAATCTCTGAAAGAGGTAGACGCAAGCCTTGACGGTATTATAAGGACGAGAATGTATGTAACGGATATCACTCTATGGAAGAAGTTTGGCCGGGCTCACAGGGAGTTCTTTGGCGAGCATCCGCCGGCAACGACGATGGTGGAAGTTCAGTCCCTGATCGATTCTGAAATGCTGATTGAAGTGGAAGCGGAGGCCATCATCCGCTCTGAGTGA
- the plsY gene encoding glycerol-3-phosphate 1-O-acyltransferase PlsY, giving the protein MGLFLVLILSYLAGSFPTSIIVARLVKNIDIREHGSGNAGMSNVVRVVGWKPGLVVGTVDIFKGWLAAGVIAAWSLGDLVISDFGIVQIMAGFSAVLGHTFTIFGGFRGGKGVATLAGVLLALYPVAIPICALVFSLVFMRWGYVSASSMSASITLPIAVALIPLLGFAKAEPSLTIFSLFVPLFIITTHRSNIQRLKSGTEKKFEEVMILKSRRRR; this is encoded by the coding sequence ATGGGCCTGTTTCTGGTTCTCATATTGAGTTATCTGGCTGGATCTTTTCCTACCAGTATCATCGTGGCGCGGCTAGTCAAGAATATCGATATTCGAGAACACGGCAGCGGCAACGCTGGTATGTCGAATGTGGTTAGAGTCGTCGGCTGGAAGCCTGGGCTGGTGGTAGGCACGGTAGATATCTTTAAAGGTTGGCTGGCAGCTGGCGTGATAGCGGCCTGGTCCTTAGGGGATCTTGTTATATCGGATTTTGGAATCGTCCAGATTATGGCAGGATTCTCCGCCGTGCTCGGTCATACATTTACCATCTTCGGAGGATTTCGCGGCGGTAAGGGCGTCGCCACCCTTGCTGGCGTACTGCTGGCCCTCTACCCCGTTGCCATACCAATCTGCGCCCTTGTGTTCAGCCTGGTCTTTATGCGCTGGGGCTATGTCTCAGCAAGTAGCATGTCAGCATCAATTACACTTCCCATTGCCGTGGCGCTCATTCCCTTGCTGGGCTTCGCGAAGGCAGAGCCATCGCTGACTATCTTTTCACTTTTCGTTCCCCTGTTTATCATTACAACCCACCGAAGTAATATCCAACGCTTAAAGAGTGGAACTGAGAAAAAGTTCGAAGAAGTGATGATCTTGAAATCTCGGCGGCGGCGGTAA
- a CDS encoding DUF502 domain-containing protein: protein MAGILKHFRGKFVAALVTIAPVVATFYVIKVLFNFFDGFASPVLDAILPIHIPGLGFIITLLSLYLFGLLITNFLGHQFVNLGENILARIPVANTVYGAAKQITQALSGTRSRAFQKTILIPYPQEHTWTLAFVTGESTNEDGKEFYHVFVSTTPNPTSGFMLIVPKEEAIDAELSVEEGLKSIISGGMLAPKKNKIRTKDK from the coding sequence ATGGCCGGCATCCTGAAACACTTCCGTGGCAAATTCGTCGCGGCACTGGTTACAATCGCACCTGTTGTAGCCACTTTCTACGTCATCAAAGTCCTCTTCAATTTTTTTGACGGATTTGCTTCCCCCGTCCTTGACGCAATCTTACCCATTCACATTCCAGGACTGGGCTTCATCATCACACTTTTATCACTCTATCTTTTCGGTCTCCTTATAACCAACTTTCTCGGGCATCAATTCGTCAATCTAGGCGAAAATATTCTTGCACGGATCCCGGTGGCAAATACGGTTTATGGAGCCGCCAAGCAGATCACACAAGCCCTCAGCGGAACGAGGAGCCGCGCCTTCCAGAAAACCATCCTGATCCCCTACCCTCAAGAGCATACGTGGACTCTCGCTTTTGTCACCGGCGAATCGACAAATGAGGACGGTAAAGAATTCTATCATGTGTTCGTCTCTACCACACCGAATCCCACTTCAGGATTCATGCTCATCGTTCCCAAGGAGGAGGCCATCGATGCCGAGCTCTCGGTTGAAGAAGGATTAAAATCGATAATCTCAGGCGGAATGCTGGCTCCTAAAAAGAACAAGATTAGAACAAAGGACAAATAA
- a CDS encoding methylated-DNA--[protein]-cysteine S-methyltransferase — MIAYTHLKTPIGPLFLAKSDKGLCRVGLPGKLEESTLSWLAKQFPQETIAKNDGALKCETAQLREYFRGKRESFTFPLDLRTTTFRHKALQAVHDIPYGETASYKEIAQRMGAPTAVRAVGSANATNPIPIVIPCHRVLSHDGSLGGYGGGLKMKSWLLAHEGAL; from the coding sequence GTGATCGCCTATACTCACCTCAAAACACCCATCGGCCCGTTATTCCTGGCAAAATCAGATAAAGGTCTATGTCGTGTCGGTCTACCGGGTAAGTTGGAGGAATCCACCCTATCCTGGCTAGCAAAACAGTTCCCGCAAGAAACAATCGCTAAAAATGACGGCGCCCTAAAGTGCGAAACAGCTCAATTAAGAGAGTATTTCAGGGGTAAGAGAGAAAGCTTCACCTTCCCTCTCGACTTGCGAACCACCACGTTTCGACATAAAGCCTTGCAAGCCGTCCATGATATCCCTTACGGAGAGACCGCATCCTACAAGGAAATTGCGCAACGCATGGGAGCGCCAACAGCGGTACGGGCCGTAGGAAGTGCCAATGCCACCAACCCCATCCCCATCGTTATCCCCTGTCATAGAGTGTTGAGCCACGACGGTTCCCTCGGCGGATACGGGGGCGGACTAAAAATGAAATCGTGGCTCCTTGCACATGAGGGTGCACTTTAG
- a CDS encoding xanthine dehydrogenase family protein molybdopterin-binding subunit, with protein sequence MAEQRTISRRDFIKVSSATGAGLVIGFYLPAKNRLLATGIDTQKPFQPNVWIAVNPDNSVTLTVGRSEMGQGVRTSLPMIIAEEMNLDWSQVRVVQASAHPDRYGSQSTGGSQSIRKFWEPLRKAGATAREMLLQAAAKQWKVDKSECYTEDGAVIHRNSGKKLSYGDLTKSTAKLPIPKQISLKNTDEFRLIGKNIPRTDTVEKVDGTARFAMDIKIPGMVHATVVRCPVFGGRLKSFDAKEAMGMNGVLDVFKVEKGLAIVAESTWKTFEARRSVEISWDEGPNTDLDSSRIDEMLITRSKRKGAAGRKEGNAEKALKESARVVEAVYEAPFQAHATMEPMCCVADVKSDTCRVWAPTQSPQHAQKDAAKIAGLPLEKVELNVTFLGGGFGRRSFNDFVSDAVEISKRVAKPVKLLWTREDDMQHDYYRPVSRHILRGGLNEQGDVIALAHRVVAPSIIFSNYVTFPVPFKEKLDKVALEGAKDIAYNIPNILVDYKMTNTAIPVGWWRSVYDSQNAFASECFIDELASAAGEDPFKFRLELLSDSPRDAGVLRLAAEKSDWDTKAPIGRYRGISCHASFGSYVAQVAEVSLRSDSVTVHRVICAVDCGQVVNPSIVETQIESGIVYGLCATLKGEITIEKGRVVQSNFHDFPLLQIDEMPKIEVYVMDSSEPPTGVGEPGLPPIAPAVANAVFAATGKRVRKLPIRMGDLPGA encoded by the coding sequence GTGGCTGAGCAGAGAACCATCAGTCGTCGCGACTTCATCAAAGTCTCCTCCGCCACGGGAGCGGGACTTGTCATCGGTTTTTACTTGCCGGCAAAAAATCGACTGCTGGCGACCGGAATCGATACCCAGAAACCGTTCCAGCCCAACGTCTGGATCGCCGTCAATCCCGATAACAGCGTCACTCTCACCGTCGGTCGATCGGAGATGGGCCAAGGCGTCCGGACATCGCTGCCGATGATCATCGCTGAAGAGATGAATCTGGATTGGTCGCAGGTTCGGGTGGTGCAAGCTTCGGCTCATCCCGATAGATACGGTAGTCAGAGCACAGGCGGCAGCCAATCGATACGAAAATTCTGGGAACCGCTACGGAAAGCGGGAGCTACGGCTCGAGAAATGCTTCTGCAAGCAGCGGCTAAACAGTGGAAGGTAGATAAGAGTGAATGCTATACGGAAGACGGAGCCGTAATCCACCGCAACTCCGGAAAGAAACTCTCATACGGCGACCTGACTAAAAGCACAGCAAAACTGCCTATTCCTAAACAAATTTCCTTAAAGAACACAGATGAATTCAGATTAATCGGCAAAAACATCCCCCGAACGGATACAGTGGAGAAGGTAGACGGTACAGCCAGGTTTGCCATGGACATTAAAATCCCGGGGATGGTCCATGCTACTGTGGTTCGCTGTCCGGTCTTCGGCGGCAGACTGAAAAGTTTTGATGCGAAAGAGGCGATGGGGATGAACGGCGTCCTGGATGTATTCAAAGTCGAGAAAGGTTTGGCCATAGTTGCCGAGTCTACTTGGAAGACCTTTGAAGCGAGAAGATCCGTTGAGATCAGCTGGGATGAGGGCCCCAACACTGACCTTGATAGCAGCAGGATTGATGAGATGCTTATTACCCGCAGTAAGAGAAAGGGTGCAGCGGGTCGAAAAGAGGGCAATGCTGAGAAAGCTCTGAAAGAATCTGCCAGGGTCGTTGAAGCGGTCTACGAGGCACCATTCCAGGCTCACGCCACCATGGAACCGATGTGTTGCGTAGCGGACGTTAAAAGTGACACGTGCAGGGTCTGGGCGCCAACGCAATCACCTCAACATGCACAAAAAGATGCTGCCAAGATAGCGGGATTACCTTTAGAGAAAGTTGAGTTGAACGTAACCTTCCTCGGCGGCGGTTTCGGCCGGCGCAGTTTCAACGATTTTGTCTCAGATGCCGTAGAGATATCCAAAAGAGTGGCTAAGCCTGTCAAACTCCTCTGGACACGCGAAGACGACATGCAGCACGATTATTACAGGCCAGTCAGCCGGCATATTCTTAGAGGAGGATTGAACGAGCAAGGCGATGTCATCGCACTGGCCCACAGAGTTGTAGCGCCATCCATCATCTTTTCCAATTATGTTACGTTTCCGGTTCCATTTAAGGAGAAACTCGACAAAGTTGCCCTAGAAGGTGCTAAAGATATTGCATACAATATCCCAAATATTCTTGTCGACTATAAGATGACAAATACAGCCATCCCCGTTGGCTGGTGGCGTTCAGTGTACGATTCTCAGAATGCATTCGCCAGCGAGTGCTTCATTGACGAATTGGCTTCGGCGGCGGGAGAGGACCCCTTCAAGTTCCGGCTGGAGCTTCTTTCAGATTCGCCGCGGGATGCCGGCGTGTTGCGCCTAGCGGCTGAGAAATCGGACTGGGACACCAAGGCACCCATCGGTCGCTACCGCGGGATTTCCTGCCACGCCTCGTTCGGCTCTTACGTTGCACAGGTTGCGGAAGTATCATTAAGAAGCGATAGCGTGACAGTCCATCGGGTGATCTGTGCCGTCGATTGCGGTCAGGTAGTGAATCCCTCTATCGTGGAGACTCAGATTGAGAGCGGTATTGTTTATGGACTTTGCGCAACATTAAAGGGAGAGATTACCATTGAAAAGGGACGAGTCGTCCAGAGTAACTTCCACGACTTCCCGTTATTGCAAATAGACGAGATGCCGAAGATCGAAGTGTACGTCATGGACAGCAGCGAACCGCCAACGGGCGTCGGTGAGCCCGGCCTGCCACCCATAGCACCTGCCGTGGCAAATGCGGTCTTTGCCGCTACCGGGAAAAGGGTTCGCAAACTCCCCATCAGGATGGGCGACCTCCCGGGCGCGTGA
- a CDS encoding (2Fe-2S)-binding protein, which produces MPRFTLTVNGKKQSVKADADTPLLWVIRDNLNLPGTKYACGRGLCGTCTVHLDGEPARSCMTTVEYAEDREITTIEGLSQNGLHPVQKAWIAEDVPQCGYCQSGQIMTAAALLKENPSPSDRDIDVAMKMTLCRCGTYQRIRKAIHRAAKEIRRG; this is translated from the coding sequence ATGCCCCGCTTCACACTCACTGTAAACGGCAAGAAACAGAGCGTCAAGGCAGACGCCGACACCCCGCTTCTCTGGGTCATCCGGGACAATCTCAATCTGCCCGGCACCAAGTACGCCTGCGGCAGAGGCCTTTGCGGCACCTGCACTGTCCATCTGGACGGTGAACCGGCCCGCTCCTGTATGACAACCGTGGAGTACGCTGAGGATCGGGAAATCACTACCATCGAGGGGTTATCGCAAAACGGTCTACACCCCGTTCAGAAGGCGTGGATTGCCGAGGATGTTCCTCAGTGCGGCTATTGCCAGTCAGGGCAAATAATGACAGCGGCGGCTCTCCTGAAGGAAAACCCGAGCCCTAGTGACAGAGACATCGATGTCGCCATGAAGATGACCCTCTGCCGCTGCGGTACCTACCAGCGCATCCGTAAGGCCATTCACCGGGCCGCAAAGGAGATACGGCGTGGCTGA
- a CDS encoding DMT family transporter: protein MRPKVLILYSLLAVIWGSTWLALKINLRGTPPILGVGLRFGISAVILWIIFLRRGERLTLTATAIKVYLAFGVLNFATSYSLTYWGTQHIHIGVSAILWALLPIFVALLAHFMIADDTLTLKKLLGGATGLFGTVLIFTQEQGALTGFRTIGAAALLVAVLIAAWPNVFFKRHQTEVPHMHLNVAAQTIAAVIMIPLSFAVEDPASFAWNLTNVSALAYLVIFGTLITWSIYLWLFSQLTVTQVSTIALIPPVLASLLGWAILGETFTSRMIVGSVLVLAGVFIVNMQQKSTRPV from the coding sequence ATGCGTCCTAAAGTCCTGATTCTCTACTCTCTCCTGGCCGTCATCTGGGGAAGTACGTGGCTTGCCCTCAAGATCAACCTGCGGGGAACGCCCCCTATTCTTGGCGTCGGCCTGCGCTTTGGGATTTCAGCGGTCATCCTGTGGATTATATTCTTGCGCCGCGGCGAGCGACTTACGCTGACAGCCACTGCCATAAAAGTCTACCTCGCCTTTGGGGTGTTGAATTTTGCCACTTCATACTCATTGACCTACTGGGGAACACAACATATCCATATAGGCGTATCAGCCATTCTGTGGGCACTACTTCCCATTTTCGTGGCGCTGCTGGCTCACTTCATGATTGCGGATGATACGCTGACGTTAAAGAAGCTTCTCGGTGGCGCGACTGGGCTATTCGGGACTGTCCTCATCTTTACTCAGGAACAGGGAGCGCTGACTGGGTTCAGAACTATCGGCGCAGCGGCACTTCTGGTGGCCGTACTTATAGCGGCGTGGCCAAATGTCTTCTTCAAGCGCCACCAGACAGAAGTACCACACATGCATCTGAATGTCGCGGCTCAAACAATCGCCGCTGTAATCATGATTCCTCTCTCATTCGCTGTTGAGGACCCGGCCTCTTTCGCCTGGAATCTCACCAATGTTTCGGCCCTCGCCTACCTTGTCATTTTCGGCACCCTTATCACGTGGTCCATCTACCTCTGGCTCTTCTCACAACTGACAGTCACCCAGGTCTCAACCATCGCTCTCATCCCGCCGGTGCTGGCTTCTCTCCTTGGATGGGCAATACTTGGTGAAACTTTCACCTCACGGATGATTGTCGGTTCCGTTCTGGTCCTCGCCGGTGTCTTTATCGTTAACATGCAACAGAAGTCCACCCGACCGGTTTGA
- the secF gene encoding protein translocase subunit SecF — protein MRFLKETHVDFMAMRRYGLVVSSALILAGLISLMLQGGPKLSIDFEGGTLVQIRFQEEADIGKIRSALESLDLGKSDVQSFGAPNEILIRLQQDQETEKLTDDLREALITFMPDETPDFRRIETVGPKIGAELSGKAFLAIVSAIIGILIYISIRFEFKFAIGAIAALVHDVVITLGIFSIMNYEISLAIIAAFLTIVGYSLNDTIVVFDRVRENLKRLKNEAQISVFNKSINESLSRTVITSLTTFVVVFTLWLAGGEVIRYFAFAMMVGVIVGTYSSIFVASPVVVLWSARFSATQSK, from the coding sequence ATGAGATTTCTCAAGGAAACACACGTCGATTTTATGGCCATGCGGCGATACGGACTGGTTGTCTCAAGTGCCCTCATCCTTGCAGGGCTCATTTCCCTGATGCTGCAGGGAGGGCCGAAGCTAAGCATCGATTTCGAGGGAGGTACGCTGGTTCAGATTCGCTTCCAGGAGGAGGCAGATATAGGCAAGATTCGCAGTGCCCTGGAAAGCCTGGATCTCGGTAAGAGCGACGTGCAGTCATTCGGGGCCCCTAACGAAATCCTCATTCGGCTGCAGCAAGATCAGGAGACCGAAAAGCTCACTGACGACCTTCGGGAGGCACTTATAACCTTCATGCCGGATGAGACCCCGGATTTCCGCCGCATCGAAACCGTCGGACCAAAAATAGGAGCCGAACTAAGCGGCAAGGCGTTCCTGGCGATCGTGTCGGCTATCATCGGCATTCTTATCTATATCTCTATCCGGTTCGAATTCAAATTTGCCATAGGCGCCATCGCCGCACTAGTTCACGACGTGGTCATTACGCTTGGAATTTTCTCTATCATGAATTACGAGATTTCACTGGCTATCATCGCGGCATTCCTCACTATTGTCGGATACTCACTCAACGACACAATCGTTGTCTTTGACCGCGTACGGGAAAACCTGAAGCGACTAAAGAACGAAGCACAGATTTCCGTTTTCAACAAAAGTATCAATGAATCTCTTTCTCGCACCGTCATTACTTCGCTGACAACGTTCGTGGTTGTATTCACGCTCTGGCTGGCCGGCGGCGAAGTGATACGCTACTTCGCTTTCGCTATGATGGTGGGCGTAATCGTGGGAACATACTCCTCTATCTTCGTCGCCAGCCCTGTGGTAGTCCTGTGGAGTGCACGCTTCTCGGCCACCCAATCCAAGTAA
- the secD gene encoding protein translocase subunit SecD, giving the protein MFQKNSPRLIIIGIVLLLAVYALYPTIKLQLLTPEEKASLTESGALAELEKRAIRRGLDLQGGMHIVLEVDIPTLVDNLASNKNSEFNDALEAAKEKSVNRELDYIGLFLDEAKTRDLKLKRYYSDFGSDDSDIATRLEDEATDAINRALEILQNRIDQFGVSEPTIQKQGNRRIIVELAGIQDPNRARALLESTALLEFVLLKNPEITQDMLVRIDKVVKGSEEFDALIDQEVATTGSDTTDTTKVQQERVVDSKEVSLTELFGETAVDDTTEEDTSSVLVDEQLFQERPFSSLLLRLQNDLGVQAQNVFAVKKILEMEEVKSILKTGDSRIAWSTERETWSTADGEQESFFRLYHLEASAGLTGGVIQEAIEDLYNGQPIVRLNMNSEGAKTWSRLTGANVGKRVAIVLDKNVHMAPAIRTKITDGRTQVEGFANMAEAKDIAIVLRAGALPAPVDIIEERTVGPSLGKDSITMGTHSILIGLALVLVFMVIYYRLSGIIAAFALLWNLTLVLSILAMLKATLTLPGIAGLILTVGMSVDANVIIFERIREELMKGKTVKAAIDSGYARALTTIIDANVTTILAALVLMQFGTGPVKGFAIVLFWGIGISMFTAIFTTRTIFNMITARKNIQTLSI; this is encoded by the coding sequence ATGTTTCAAAAAAACAGTCCCAGATTGATCATCATCGGCATTGTACTGCTTTTAGCAGTGTATGCCCTCTATCCTACCATCAAGCTGCAGTTGCTTACACCTGAAGAAAAGGCGTCCCTCACAGAATCTGGTGCGCTGGCCGAGTTGGAAAAAAGAGCAATCCGGCGAGGACTCGACCTACAGGGCGGTATGCATATTGTCCTGGAAGTGGACATCCCTACGTTAGTTGATAACCTCGCTTCCAACAAGAACAGTGAATTCAACGACGCCCTTGAAGCCGCCAAGGAGAAAAGCGTCAATAGAGAGCTCGATTACATCGGCCTGTTCCTGGATGAAGCTAAAACTCGCGACCTGAAGCTCAAGCGGTACTATTCAGATTTCGGGTCAGATGATTCAGACATCGCCACCCGTTTGGAGGACGAAGCGACAGATGCGATAAACCGGGCGCTGGAGATTCTTCAAAATCGGATTGACCAGTTTGGCGTATCCGAACCGACCATCCAGAAGCAGGGCAACAGAAGAATTATTGTTGAACTTGCCGGCATTCAAGATCCTAATAGAGCCCGAGCTCTGCTTGAGAGCACGGCCCTGCTGGAGTTTGTACTGCTGAAGAATCCTGAAATCACGCAGGACATGCTCGTCCGGATCGATAAAGTTGTTAAGGGGAGTGAAGAATTTGATGCCCTGATAGATCAAGAGGTTGCCACAACCGGGAGCGATACCACAGATACAACAAAAGTACAGCAAGAGCGTGTTGTAGATTCCAAGGAAGTTTCCCTCACCGAACTGTTTGGCGAAACTGCTGTGGATGATACTACAGAAGAGGATACATCGAGTGTTCTTGTAGATGAACAACTGTTCCAGGAAAGACCTTTCTCCTCGCTGCTGTTGCGGCTTCAGAACGACCTTGGTGTTCAGGCACAGAACGTCTTCGCAGTCAAAAAGATTCTCGAAATGGAAGAGGTCAAATCTATTCTCAAGACGGGAGATTCCCGTATCGCCTGGAGCACAGAAAGGGAGACCTGGTCAACTGCCGATGGGGAACAGGAATCATTTTTCAGGCTTTATCACCTGGAAGCCAGCGCGGGTCTCACAGGCGGTGTAATTCAGGAGGCCATCGAAGATCTTTACAACGGTCAGCCTATCGTGCGACTGAACATGAATTCTGAAGGGGCCAAAACATGGTCTCGGCTGACGGGAGCTAATGTAGGAAAACGTGTGGCGATCGTACTGGATAAAAATGTCCACATGGCACCTGCAATACGTACCAAGATCACCGACGGACGAACCCAAGTAGAAGGCTTCGCCAACATGGCGGAGGCAAAAGACATTGCCATAGTCTTGCGCGCCGGCGCTCTTCCGGCACCTGTCGATATCATCGAGGAACGGACTGTGGGCCCCTCACTGGGTAAGGATTCAATTACCATGGGGACCCATTCCATACTCATCGGACTGGCCCTGGTTCTTGTGTTTATGGTTATCTACTACAGACTGTCCGGCATCATAGCCGCCTTTGCCCTTCTGTGGAATCTTACACTTGTCCTCTCCATTCTCGCCATGCTGAAAGCGACTTTGACCCTTCCCGGCATAGCGGGACTGATCCTGACAGTGGGTATGAGTGTGGATGCCAACGTCATCATCTTCGAACGGATACGCGAAGAGTTGATGAAAGGGAAAACTGTAAAAGCGGCCATCGACAGCGGCTACGCAAGGGCTCTGACTACCATCATCGATGCAAACGTAACAACCATTCTTGCGGCACTGGTGCTGATGCAGTTCGGTACCGGTCCCGTAAAAGGTTTTGCCATCGTACTGTTCTGGGGCATTGGCATCAGTATGTTCACTGCCATATTTACGACGCGTACGATCTTTAATATGATTACCGCTCGCAAGAACATTCAGACATTGAGCATATGA
- a CDS encoding cation transporter has protein sequence MLALITIGYNFVEGIISIYFGLAGETLSLFGFGLDSFVEVISGMGILHMVQRIRRNLGEERDRFERRALRITGTSFYLLTAGLAFGAAVDLWQGHAPETTFWGIIIAVISIITMQLLVHHKTKVGLELSSNALLADANCTRACLYLSVVLLIASAGYELTGIGGLDSLGALGIAFWSFREGRESFEKAS, from the coding sequence ATGCTGGCGCTGATCACTATAGGATATAATTTCGTCGAAGGAATCATATCCATCTACTTTGGCCTCGCGGGAGAAACGCTCTCCCTTTTCGGCTTTGGCCTGGATTCGTTCGTAGAAGTTATTTCAGGCATGGGCATTCTTCACATGGTTCAGCGGATACGGCGTAATCTGGGTGAAGAGCGCGACCGCTTCGAGCGGCGCGCTCTGCGGATAACAGGCACTTCCTTCTATCTGCTGACTGCTGGACTTGCTTTCGGCGCGGCTGTCGATCTCTGGCAAGGGCACGCTCCGGAGACGACTTTCTGGGGCATTATTATCGCCGTGATTTCCATCATAACGATGCAGCTTCTGGTTCACCACAAGACAAAGGTAGGACTGGAACTGAGCTCAAACGCTCTCCTCGCTGACGCCAACTGCACCAGAGCTTGCCTCTACCTCTCCGTCGTGCTCCTTATCGCCAGCGCAGGATACGAACTCACGGGTATCGGTGGACTCGATTCGCTGGGAGCCCTCGGCATCGCCTTCTGGTCGTTCCGTGAAGGGAGAGAATCATTTGAAAAGGCATCTTGA